One segment of Thermoanaerobacter kivui DNA contains the following:
- a CDS encoding phosphodiester glycosidase family protein, translated as MRIKKILSLCISILLLFLAFPIQNVKADTYTILETKEFTENLSKGVVHKNITYFTTEGWININVLKVDLTDKYTDVSVIFNPTGIKDRMTVRDMANAYGAVAAVNGDFFDTKTGFVIGATVKDGRLITDPSNVGKLATFFIDANGVPSIEYWSKSMSVTLPNGTKLPLAAINKISSTFEYLVMFTRDWFTTSPGANKNIPQLVEVVVDGNDRVLEVRQGQPSVEIPQGGYVLAGAGYVGENLLTLKPGDIIQKDINTNPPFQNLKMAVSGGTILVKDGKIAPFTHEIKGYTARTAIGYTKDKKYLIIATVDGTSSRGMTQKEMANLMISLGAYDALNLDGGGSTQMAIRPLGDTDAKLANYAPEGYERKVANGIGIFNTAPKGNLYALKLEVSDTNVFKGLHRTITVKGYDENYNPVTINPEEVLFSVNGITGVFSGNTFMPTSVGEGIITARVGNVIGTIKINSLDKPVDIRFNPANIVVDKNKAVPITVTAKNIKGYRALIEPQDITWDVYNNIGNIDSKGVFISSNFDVNGALVVNILGEKAILPVKVGQGSEFDTSVLPKVTEFTQIDPSNKEVPVKNTSNSFKFMVFGDTKYNTLLKLQISLKAADIANKEYPLAIFLGDVNEKVLNNLKVKYITTGDKYKVYNYNNSTFIVLNNRSGSLLSPDKNQWTWFKEQLKNVKGDNLFVILPKPVWGSDGFKDVKEAALFEETLKEFNKNTGKNVWIIYNSKSKFYTTLNDEIRYITTYGTDVEGNTNDIYNDFGFISVMVNGKEVNYQFKNLINKLAKFKNPF; from the coding sequence TTGCGCATTAAAAAAATCTTATCTTTATGTATCAGCATTCTTCTTCTATTCTTAGCTTTTCCAATACAAAATGTAAAGGCTGATACATATACAATCCTTGAGACAAAAGAATTTACGGAAAATTTAAGTAAGGGAGTTGTACATAAAAATATAACCTATTTTACGACTGAAGGATGGATAAACATAAATGTGTTAAAAGTGGATTTGACTGATAAATACACTGATGTATCGGTGATTTTCAATCCCACTGGCATAAAAGATAGAATGACGGTGCGGGATATGGCAAATGCTTATGGTGCCGTAGCTGCTGTGAATGGCGATTTCTTCGATACAAAAACAGGATTCGTAATAGGAGCAACAGTAAAAGATGGAAGGTTAATAACAGACCCTTCAAATGTGGGTAAATTGGCTACTTTTTTCATTGACGCAAATGGGGTTCCCTCTATAGAATATTGGTCAAAAAGCATGTCCGTTACTCTTCCAAACGGCACAAAACTTCCTCTTGCCGCAATAAATAAAATAAGTAGCACTTTTGAGTATTTAGTAATGTTTACAAGAGACTGGTTTACAACATCTCCGGGGGCAAACAAAAATATACCTCAGTTAGTAGAAGTGGTTGTAGATGGTAACGACAGGGTATTAGAAGTGCGTCAAGGACAGCCTTCTGTCGAAATACCACAAGGCGGATATGTGTTGGCTGGTGCAGGTTATGTAGGTGAAAATTTACTCACTTTAAAGCCAGGAGATATAATACAAAAAGACATAAATACAAATCCTCCCTTTCAAAATCTCAAAATGGCTGTAAGTGGCGGCACAATCCTTGTAAAAGACGGAAAAATTGCGCCTTTCACTCATGAAATAAAAGGCTACACAGCACGAACAGCAATTGGATATACTAAAGACAAAAAATATTTGATCATCGCAACTGTTGACGGCACTTCAAGCCGTGGAATGACACAAAAAGAAATGGCAAATTTAATGATATCTTTAGGTGCATATGATGCTTTAAACTTAGACGGTGGCGGGTCAACACAAATGGCTATAAGGCCATTGGGGGATACTGACGCTAAACTTGCAAATTATGCTCCTGAAGGCTATGAAAGAAAAGTAGCAAATGGAATAGGAATATTTAACACAGCTCCTAAGGGAAATCTATACGCTTTAAAATTAGAAGTATCAGATACTAACGTGTTTAAAGGACTTCACAGAACAATTACAGTTAAAGGATACGATGAAAATTACAATCCTGTCACAATTAATCCCGAAGAAGTTTTATTTTCAGTAAATGGGATTACTGGAGTATTCAGTGGTAACACTTTTATGCCAACAAGCGTGGGAGAAGGCATTATAACTGCAAGAGTAGGCAATGTCATTGGGACTATCAAGATAAATTCTCTTGACAAGCCTGTGGATATACGGTTTAACCCTGCTAATATAGTCGTTGATAAAAACAAAGCAGTACCCATAACAGTCACAGCAAAGAACATAAAAGGTTACAGAGCTTTAATAGAACCGCAAGATATCACTTGGGATGTTTATAACAACATTGGCAATATAGATAGCAAGGGAGTATTTATATCCTCTAATTTCGATGTGAATGGTGCACTTGTCGTAAATATACTGGGAGAAAAAGCCATTTTACCCGTTAAAGTAGGGCAAGGTTCAGAATTTGACACGTCAGTACTTCCTAAAGTTACAGAATTTACACAGATAGACCCATCAAATAAAGAAGTGCCTGTGAAAAATACTTCTAATTCTTTTAAGTTTATGGTATTTGGCGATACAAAATACAACACCCTTTTGAAGTTGCAAATATCTTTAAAAGCGGCTGATATTGCAAACAAAGAATACCCACTGGCTATATTTTTAGGAGATGTAAATGAAAAAGTCTTAAATAATTTGAAGGTTAAATATATCACCACCGGTGATAAGTATAAAGTATATAATTATAACAATTCTACATTTATTGTACTTAACAATCGCAGTGGAAGTCTTTTAAGTCCCGATAAAAACCAATGGACTTGGTTTAAAGAACAATTGAAAAATGTAAAAGGAGATAACCTTTTTGTCATACTTCCTAAACCAGTATGGGGAAGTGATGGTTTTAAAGACGTAAAAGAAGCTGCTTTATTTGAAGAAACTCTAAAAGAATTTAACAAAAATACAGGTAAAAATGTGTGGATTATATATAACAGCAAAAGCAAGTTTTACACTACTTTAAATGATGAAATAAGATACATCACAACTTATGGTACCGACGTAGAAGGCAATACCAATGACATATACAATGACTTTGGTTTTATCTCTGTAATGGTAAACGGCAAAGAAGTAAACTATCAGTTTAAAAATCTTATAAATAAATTAGCGAAATTTAAAAACCCTTTCTGA
- a CDS encoding rubrerythrin family protein, translated as MREMTKHNLSEAYAGESQAHMKYQIFADVAEKEGKPNIARLFRAISYAELVHATNHYKILGEVGNTVENLEKAIAGETFEVEEMYPAYNAVAELQEEAGAKKSIHYAIEAEKIHAKLYTEAKEAALKGEDIKISKVYICPVCGYTSVDVLPEKCPVCGVPGEKFVAF; from the coding sequence ATGAGAGAAATGACAAAACACAATTTAAGTGAAGCTTACGCTGGAGAAAGCCAGGCTCACATGAAGTATCAAATTTTTGCTGATGTAGCTGAAAAAGAAGGAAAACCTAACATCGCAAGACTTTTCAGAGCTATTTCTTATGCTGAATTGGTACATGCTACAAATCACTATAAGATTCTTGGAGAAGTTGGAAATACTGTTGAGAATCTTGAAAAAGCAATAGCAGGTGAAACATTTGAGGTAGAAGAAATGTATCCTGCTTATAACGCTGTTGCAGAGCTTCAGGAAGAGGCTGGAGCTAAAAAGAGCATACATTATGCCATAGAAGCAGAAAAAATACACGCAAAATTGTATACTGAGGCAAAAGAAGCTGCCTTAAAAGGAGAAGACATTAAAATATCAAAAGTTTACATATGCCCTGTTTGCGGATATACATCTGTTGACGTATTGCCAGAAAAATGTCCTGTTTGCGGCGTTCCGGGAGAAAAGTTTGTGGCATTTTAA
- the metK gene encoding methionine adenosyltransferase, with protein sequence MRRLFTSESVTEGHPDKICDQISDAILDEILKKDPYARVACETAVTTGLVLVMGEITTDCYVDIPKVVRKVVEEIGYTRAKFGFDADTCAVITSIDEQSPDIALGVDKALEAKRGELSDSEIEAIGAGDQGLMFGFACDETEELMPMPIMLAHKLARRLAEVRKNGTLSYLRPDGKTQVTVEYEDDRPVRVDSVVVSAQHAPEIDHDTIERDIIEHVIKPIIPENMIDDKTKIFVNPTGRFVIGGPQGDSGLTGRKIIVDTYGGYARHGGGAFSGKDPTKVDRSASYAARYVAKNIVAAGLAKKCEVQLAYAIGVATPLEIGIDTFGTGKISDEKISEIVKQVFDLRPAAIIRDLDLRRPIYRQVAAYGHFGRHDLDLPWEKTDKVDILRKLAGI encoded by the coding sequence ATGCGTAGACTGTTTACATCTGAATCAGTCACAGAGGGGCATCCTGATAAAATTTGTGATCAGATTTCTGACGCAATATTAGATGAAATTTTGAAAAAAGATCCCTATGCCAGAGTTGCTTGTGAGACTGCTGTAACTACCGGTTTGGTTTTAGTAATGGGTGAAATTACTACAGATTGTTATGTAGACATACCGAAAGTTGTAAGGAAAGTAGTAGAAGAAATTGGCTATACTAGAGCAAAATTCGGTTTTGACGCTGATACTTGTGCGGTTATCACTTCTATTGATGAGCAATCACCGGATATTGCCCTCGGTGTAGACAAGGCATTAGAAGCTAAAAGAGGAGAACTTTCAGATTCGGAAATTGAGGCTATTGGCGCTGGAGACCAGGGTTTAATGTTTGGTTTTGCTTGCGATGAAACAGAAGAATTAATGCCTATGCCTATAATGCTAGCTCACAAGCTTGCAAGAAGACTGGCGGAAGTTAGAAAGAACGGGACATTAAGCTATTTAAGACCAGATGGTAAAACACAAGTAACAGTAGAGTATGAAGATGACAGGCCTGTGAGGGTAGATTCTGTTGTAGTATCAGCTCAACATGCACCTGAGATTGATCACGATACTATTGAAAGAGATATTATTGAACATGTAATAAAACCTATAATTCCTGAAAATATGATAGATGATAAGACTAAAATTTTTGTAAATCCCACAGGAAGGTTTGTAATTGGTGGACCTCAAGGTGATAGCGGACTTACAGGAAGAAAAATTATTGTAGACACCTATGGCGGATATGCAAGGCACGGAGGCGGAGCTTTTTCTGGTAAAGACCCTACAAAAGTTGATAGATCCGCAAGTTATGCTGCAAGATATGTGGCAAAAAATATTGTGGCAGCAGGACTTGCTAAGAAGTGTGAAGTGCAATTAGCTTATGCGATAGGTGTTGCTACACCTCTTGAAATAGGTATTGATACTTTTGGCACAGGTAAAATATCAGATGAAAAGATTTCGGAAATTGTAAAACAAGTTTTTGATTTAAGACCTGCAGCTATAATTAGGGATTTAGATTTAAGAAGACCTATTTATAGACAAGTTGCAGCTTATGGCCACTTTGGAAGACACGACTTAGACCTCCCATGGGAGAAAACAGACAAAGTAGATATATTAAGAAAATTGGCAGGAATATAA
- the recD2 gene encoding SF1B family DNA helicase RecD2 codes for MIDIEGVVEEIIFRNEQNGYTVLELSTQGLVVTAVGYMPYVNIGERIKIEGEWVEHPDYGEQIRVLNYETLAPTTLEGIEKFLSSGLIPGIGPITARKIVKKFGVDSLNIIETAPERLKEIKGLSDEKIKRICEAYEMQKGIKEVMVFLQGYGISTAMAIKIYKEYGNNAIEIIKQNPYRLADDIFGIGFKTADKIAESLGVDPHSLYRISSGTRYVLMQYAANGHTYVPKELLKKEAASLLEVSEEEVEDSFVLLVQNEKIHIETFEDDTVGIYYIPYYIAELHTAERLFNMTLMENEDLGIDVQKEIRNFEKETGILLAENQKLAVEEAVKNSVVVITGGPGTGKTTIINCIIRIFEKAGKKVALAAPTGRAAKRITEATGKEAKTIHRLLEYTYSEEEGKGFNKNEKDPLKYDVIIVDEASMVDILLMNALLKALPIGAKLILVGDADQLPSVGAGNVLRDIIDSGIVKVIRLKEIFRQQKQSLIVVNAHKINNGEYPTYNDKNSDFFFINANTQEDILKTILELVTNRLPKAYGFHPINDIQVLTPMRKGIIGVHNLNLELQKALNPHDKTKAEKIMKEFVFRVGDKVMQIKNNYKIKWKKGDEEGEGVFNGDIGIIQSIDEELQELTVYFDDEKFVTYDFSDLDELNLSYAITVHKSQGSEFPVVIMPITYGPPMLLTRNLLYTAVTRAKKLVILVGQEKYLKFMIDNNRISKRYSGLLSRLKKALLYVN; via the coding sequence ATGATTGACATAGAGGGTGTAGTTGAAGAAATAATTTTTAGAAATGAACAAAATGGTTATACGGTTTTAGAATTAAGTACCCAAGGTTTAGTAGTCACTGCTGTAGGTTATATGCCTTATGTAAACATTGGGGAAAGAATTAAAATTGAAGGAGAATGGGTAGAACATCCTGATTATGGTGAGCAAATTAGGGTTTTAAATTATGAAACCTTGGCTCCCACCACTTTAGAAGGAATAGAAAAGTTTTTATCTTCTGGCTTAATTCCTGGAATAGGTCCTATTACAGCAAGAAAAATTGTAAAAAAGTTTGGCGTAGATTCTTTAAATATAATTGAAACTGCACCAGAAAGATTAAAAGAAATAAAAGGTCTAAGCGATGAGAAGATAAAAAGAATTTGTGAAGCTTATGAAATGCAAAAGGGCATAAAAGAAGTGATGGTGTTTTTGCAGGGGTACGGTATTTCCACTGCAATGGCTATAAAGATTTATAAAGAATACGGAAACAACGCGATTGAAATTATTAAGCAAAACCCTTACAGATTGGCTGACGATATATTTGGAATAGGATTTAAAACTGCAGACAAAATAGCAGAGAGCCTAGGAGTTGACCCTCATTCTCTATATCGCATATCTTCTGGTACTCGATATGTTTTGATGCAGTATGCGGCAAATGGTCACACCTATGTGCCAAAAGAATTGTTAAAAAAAGAAGCAGCAAGTTTGTTAGAAGTAAGTGAAGAAGAAGTAGAAGATTCTTTTGTGCTTTTAGTACAAAATGAAAAAATACATATTGAAACTTTTGAAGATGATACTGTAGGAATTTACTATATACCTTACTATATAGCTGAATTACACACAGCAGAGAGATTGTTTAACATGACACTAATGGAAAATGAAGATTTAGGCATAGATGTCCAAAAAGAAATTAGAAATTTTGAAAAAGAAACAGGTATTTTGTTGGCAGAAAATCAAAAATTGGCTGTGGAAGAAGCTGTTAAAAATTCTGTTGTTGTCATAACGGGAGGTCCAGGCACAGGAAAGACTACGATAATAAATTGTATAATACGTATTTTTGAAAAAGCTGGTAAAAAAGTGGCTCTTGCAGCCCCAACAGGAAGAGCCGCAAAAAGGATAACGGAAGCTACTGGAAAAGAGGCAAAAACTATTCATAGGCTTTTAGAATATACTTATTCGGAGGAAGAAGGGAAGGGCTTTAACAAAAATGAAAAAGACCCATTAAAATACGACGTTATAATAGTTGACGAAGCTTCAATGGTAGATATATTGCTTATGAATGCTTTATTAAAAGCCCTACCTATAGGGGCAAAACTGATTTTAGTAGGGGATGCTGATCAGCTTCCATCTGTTGGAGCCGGAAATGTCCTAAGAGATATAATAGACAGTGGAATAGTAAAAGTGATACGTTTAAAAGAAATTTTTAGACAGCAAAAGCAAAGTTTGATAGTAGTAAATGCTCACAAGATAAATAATGGAGAATATCCAACCTATAACGATAAAAATAGTGATTTCTTTTTTATAAATGCTAACACCCAAGAGGATATATTAAAAACCATATTGGAGCTTGTGACAAACAGACTTCCTAAAGCTTATGGATTTCATCCTATTAATGATATTCAAGTACTTACCCCTATGAGAAAAGGGATAATTGGTGTTCACAATTTAAATTTAGAGCTGCAAAAAGCATTAAATCCCCACGACAAAACTAAAGCCGAAAAAATAATGAAGGAATTTGTCTTCAGGGTTGGGGATAAAGTGATGCAAATAAAAAATAACTACAAGATAAAATGGAAAAAAGGCGATGAAGAAGGAGAAGGAGTGTTTAACGGAGATATAGGAATAATTCAATCAATAGACGAAGAATTACAGGAATTGACTGTATATTTTGACGATGAAAAATTTGTCACTTATGACTTTTCTGATTTGGATGAACTAAATTTGTCTTATGCTATAACAGTGCACAAAAGCCAAGGCAGTGAATTTCCTGTTGTCATAATGCCAATTACTTATGGGCCTCCTATGCTACTTACAAGAAACCTTTTATACACTGCCGTTACAAGGGCAAAGAAATTGGTTATTTTGGTGGGTCAAGAGAAATATTTGAAATTTATGATTGACAACAATAGAATCTCAAAAAGATATTCAGGGCTTCTTTCAAGGCTTAAAAAAGCACTTTTGTATGTAAACTAA
- a CDS encoding ComF family protein: protein MIFLDLLFPPKTTCIICKTAIKTGYLCDKCKSTLKFIEGNRCNICGKPIDYEGTCLDCLEHGHEFKQNISPFEYDGVLKDLIGRFKYFKERELAPFFADYMANAVKKMDWPIDVIVPVPLHKIRLDERGYNQSELLARELSYRLNIFMSKALRRVRNTTTQTALHKEERIENVKGAFKVTYKDTIVGKNVLLVDDVLTTGATLNECAKVLKENGVKDVYVVTIATGKNM, encoded by the coding sequence ATGATTTTTTTAGACCTTTTATTTCCACCAAAAACAACCTGTATTATTTGTAAAACTGCTATAAAAACAGGATATTTATGCGACAAATGCAAAAGCACATTAAAATTTATTGAGGGTAATAGGTGTAATATTTGTGGTAAACCAATAGACTATGAAGGAACATGTCTTGATTGCTTAGAGCATGGCCATGAATTTAAACAAAATATAAGTCCTTTTGAATACGATGGTGTTCTAAAAGACTTAATAGGGCGGTTCAAATATTTCAAAGAAAGAGAATTGGCACCTTTTTTTGCAGACTATATGGCTAATGCAGTTAAAAAAATGGACTGGCCTATCGATGTCATAGTACCTGTTCCTCTTCACAAAATTAGACTTGACGAAAGAGGTTACAATCAGTCAGAACTTTTGGCAAGAGAACTTTCTTATCGGTTGAATATTTTTATGTCTAAAGCTTTAAGAAGAGTGAGAAATACAACAACACAGACTGCTTTGCACAAAGAAGAGAGGATAGAAAACGTAAAGGGTGCTTTTAAAGTGACTTACAAAGATACTATTGTTGGGAAAAATGTGCTACTGGTAGACGACGTGTTGACAACAGGCGCTACTTTGAACGAGTGTGCCAAAGTCTTAAAAGAAAATGGGGTAAAAGATGTATATGTGGTTACTATAGCAACTGGCAAAAATATGTGA
- a CDS encoding TIGR03826 family flagellar region protein, with protein MEIRNCKRCGRLYTYTGIDLCPECYRQDEEDFMKVRDYLDAHPSATMLEISQNTQVSTKKIMDFLKEGRLILTSNNVNIGLRCEKCGKPILTGRFCDECKTKLAKELMKGYSIQSENKEDEKQTGERLYVYENQKKKK; from the coding sequence ATGGAAATAAGAAATTGTAAAAGGTGCGGAAGGCTTTACACGTATACAGGAATTGATTTATGTCCAGAATGTTATAGACAGGATGAAGAAGATTTTATGAAAGTGCGGGATTATTTAGATGCTCACCCTTCAGCTACCATGCTGGAAATATCTCAAAATACACAGGTTTCTACAAAGAAAATAATGGATTTTTTAAAGGAAGGCAGGCTTATTTTAACCTCTAATAACGTCAATATAGGTCTTAGGTGCGAAAAATGTGGTAAACCAATACTTACAGGTAGGTTTTGTGACGAGTGCAAAACCAAATTAGCTAAGGAACTAATGAAAGGCTATTCGATTCAATCCGAGAATAAAGAAGATGAAAAACAGACAGGAGAAAGGCTGTACGTTTATGAAAACCAAAAAAAGAAAAAATGA